In Zingiber officinale cultivar Zhangliang chromosome 1A, Zo_v1.1, whole genome shotgun sequence, the DNA window aacgattagattagatcttaatcgcgtcaactcaaaatgtctaccatgtcgtgatacccatcactacctcgatcacatatagttgttgaatctgtcaaaacatagcaacgcatattatcttggtaaggTGCGGAGAGACAATCTTAGTCCCTCCTATCAACACTTAGGTGAGtataaacttaatcaaattgAATATAACTAATttactcaattggatcgggtatatAAATATTAGCATTGTATTTAGTAGTACATGCCCATAATTGTGAAAGACAACACCCAGCAAATTTCACAGCTTTCATGTGACGCCTCTGCAAAATCTTCAATGCTAGGACGAGGAGTCTTTTCAGTGCATGTCTTCACTCGCAGAGCAATACAGCGACAGCACGGCGCCTATGCCAGAGATGTCTCACAAAGCAGCAGAAAGCTGGCCAGGAATCCAATGGAAACAAAGCATAAATAGTCTGTTTAACTTCAACATTTCAGTACCCATAAACGATCAGCCCCTATAGCGTACTCAGTTCGCAATTCCTCTGGCTTTCTTTTGCTCTCATCAGATCGATGGAGTCCTACAAGAGAATGCTTCCTGCATTGTTCTTGCTCTGCTTCCTTCTCATGTCATCTGGTTAGacaatttctaattttctaattttctcttGATCAACGCCAATATGTTGATGGCTATATATATTTTGATTGTTATGTACGTGAATAACACTGATGGACGCAGAGATGGGGACGAGGGTTGTGGTGGCGAGGAGATGCCAGTCTCAGAGCCACAAGTTCGTGGGGCAGTGCGTGAGGCCGCTCAAATGCGCCAACGTGTGCCGTACGGAGGGGCCGTTCACTGGAGGGGTATGCCGTGGTACCCAGCCCAACCGCAAATGCTACTGCATCAAGAATTGCTAAATAATTATTAAGCTCTATAACTGATCAACCAAGAGCCAACACGAATTGGTGATGTCGTCGTTGGGGTTTAAGATTTTAGAATAAGATCATTGTCGCTGGTATGGTAGCAGTTCGTCCTTGTTTGAACTTAGTAGGTTACTCAGTTTGCAGTGTCATGCAGCGTTTATGGTGATCAATAATCAATATCATGTTTGCTGTTTGGTTTATTGGTATAATAATCAATATCATGTTTGCTGTTTGGTTTATTGGTATTTCTTTTCCTATGATTTCTTTCTAGTTTCTCCTTCTATTAATGGCTGGTTTCTCATGGATTATGAAACGATGACTGGTTTTTGAtgtaattaatttagattttctgttttttttttaattaaccaAAATGCTTATGAGAAAcacaaaattatataataaaaactcaaaagaatcaCTAAACCTGAAAGCTGACTAATTATGCTACTGTTACCAAGAACACTTCCTATCAGATGAAGGATATACAGGGACACTGCAGTAGAAGTTCAATTTGCATTGCTACATCATACTGAATGCTCTGGTATCAGAACCTCTATCTATCTATCTTCAGATTGATTGAGCATGGTGGCCATGCGAACAAACTTTGACTCTCGCTCTGCGAAGAAATGTTCAGTTACAGAGATTTCAGCAGCACCCATGATGCAGAAAAATCACCAGTATCTTGGTTCTTCCCTTAAAGAAGTGTTACCAGGTACATGAATCTGGGAGACAGCAAAACTAATATTAAGGTCAAACACATACTCAACTGAAAAAGTCCAGAAGTTTAAAATTACATTTAGAAGATCATCTGACAACATAATGTATCATttttcagaagaaaaaaaaaatgaagaatggACTGCAAGTTTACCTGACTAGCAAGGGGAAGAATGGACTGAAAAAGGTTGTCATCAATTAACACGGGCAATGGAGGCAACTGACTCATACTTCCCTGTGTGCCACTCATCCTGTTCAAAGAAAAAACAGAGTCCCTTTATCTTTTATGTGAACTTGGACCATTCATCACCTAAAAAGACTGTTAATTGAAGATTGTGAAATCATTTACCTATTTAAAATGGTTGATATGTTTTCTCTTGTACGATAGAATAGGTTGATATTATCTTCTACCTGGAATGCATCAAAGAGAATTGAAGTGATATAAAAAATTACTCAATTATCAAACTGAAGCATTCTCAAATAAATAAACTGAAAGAGTATAACACTTTGGAATTCCATATGGTCACATTCATAATCAGTTTGATAATCTGGTCACTGATTCGATTGAGTGATCATTGACAtcattttcaaacacaaacaaaagCTTTGAATTATGCTTCCATATTACTTCTTCTACGCCATTATCTATTGATCATTATTTATGGAATTATGTTTTCTATATCCTTCCTCTTTGCTCCTGTCGCATCATCTTTACTCCAATACTTCTTCCTGATATACTCTTATACTGCCAATAATTGACATGAAGGGAAGATGGCCTCACTTCTTTTTATGGGTGGAAAACATTAGCTAATTCTTAGACAACCACTCACAATGTGTGTACTTGACTGACTATCGAAACCGTAACTCCATTAGAAAAGGGTATCAAGCAGAAACCATATCGTAAACTTGAAAACTAGAAGGGAAGAAAAAGGTAGAGAGGGGGCTCGCTATCAACCTTACTCAATTCAAGGTTCGATCCAATCTGATTGAGAAGGTTAAAATTCTCGATTAGAAGGCGTTGTGTCTCAGTGTTCACTAGAGAAGCTGTTGAGAAACAAAAAGTTGTTTAGTGTTTTCAAAAAAAAGTTGGTAAAAGGTGAATAATTCAATAACCCTACCACCTTGACTGAACTGATTATTTGTGGGCAAATCATGCATCCTCAGAGAAAAGGAGGTTGTGCTCTCCGTTTGAACAGAAGGTGCAGTACTCAGTGAGGAAGAAAACGCCACCTTTTCCTGAAGAAAACCCAACAACGCCATCATAGCAATTTGTGTTAAAAAACATAGCTAATCACAGAACTTCTTGAAGTCATTGTGTTTTCATGCAACAAGAGAGCAACAAATAGataacttgtttcttttgctaagTATTGCCTTAGTATGATACATATGAGAGAATCAGAGAAATTTAACAAGTgatcaaataaaagaaagaaataaaaaattgaagagaGAATTGAGAAGCACCAATTctataatttactaaattctacAGCTGGAAATAAGTTGATCATTTTTTGTGATCAACAAtttagaagggaaaaaaaaaggtACAAGGTTGAGACTAGGTGTCTTTTACCTTCTTTTCTAAACAGTAACTTCTTAGCTTGCGTCTTTTACCGGTCTCCTTCTACAAGGAAGATCATTATATCAGTAAAAATACAAAACTAGATTGTAAATACTTTTCATACTGCTTCACAAGCACCATAAAATCCAGGACTGTAAAGTAAGGTTTATCAAATAGCAATGAATGCTAAAACATGATAATAGCAGACCATTTGATAATGAATTCACCAAATGGAATGCAGAAAATAGATCTTTCAGTGCTAAAGAGTATGTAGTAATACTGTGATGCAAAAGAATCCTAATGAGAATTGCAAAATTACTGTATGTGTAAAAAGTGTATACTCACAGCTATCAACCGGCACCTCATGGCGACATCCCTCACTGTCTTCTCAGGCAGCTTAGCTGCTATCTTGATATACTTCATTATATTAGTTGGCTCAGTAGCATGTCTGGGCATTTGACATTAACCAGTAGTGTCAAGAAAAAGAGTGAATTTTCTAGCCTACCAGAGTGAAATTTCAGTAATACTTTATCTATGTTCTAGAACAGAGAAGTCGAAACTAGGCAATTCAGTGCTACACCTTCATAACTTAAATTCTTCAAATAGATAGATAATTCATTCCCACAATCTAGTTCAATTAAAGTTTTCCCATACTTCACTACATTGATCTTATATACACAGTTGAGCTTTTATAAATTAGCAGTGTGCATTAGAGGGACAGAGAATCGATATCAAAACCAGCAAGCAAAATAAACTTACTCTATAAGGCCTTGCCTCAACACATATAATTCCTCCAGAGCCCAATTGGCAGTTGCCGCTGGACTGAGCTTGAGAGGGGGCACTGGGTCAAGAATGATGTTCCTTGAAAGATTACCAGGCAGTGACAAGACAGAAGAAGTGTAACTTTGTGTTACAGGGTGGCCTGGCAAGATCATCCCTCCCATGTTGCTAACACCATCTGAAGCATAcattccctcggatatcaacccTGCCGCATTGCTCATTGCTGCTGGTTGAAAAGGAACTACGTTTTGATTGTTAAAAGATGGAGGAAGGGCTCCTCCATAGTGAAAACTCAAATTCTGATCAGCCGACATTTTCATCCCACAAGTAGCTTATTTGCTGAAAGAAATCAGAGTTCGAGTGCGATTTGAAGACCAGAACTTTTCGAAACCCCTCCAAAGTGAAGCTCCAGATTCTGGACAGTTTAAGCTATATCAGTATCAAAACCTCAACAATAACAAAAGCAACATCCAAAAATTACAAAAAAGAACGTTTCTTCTCCTCACCAATTGAAGACAAAATAAGCATCAAAACCGAGTTTCCTACCCTAACAATGGCAGTACAAAATCACATCTGAACCTGGAACCGATGATTCCAGAACTACCTTTTTTTCCGAACAAAACCTTCAGCTCGTGCAACCAAGAATCGACTATGAAACAAAGATCAGATTTTTGGCTAGAAAGAGTTTACAGACGCGGAAGAAACGCAAAAAGCAACCGCAAGGACTAACCTAATTCTTCCCAATAATACGTTTTGTTTACgtgcaaaaaaaaaactttcaggaAGAACGGGAATCCAGCAAGGTTTCGATTTTCGAAGGAATGGAACCCCGAACACAGGGCAGGCACATACCACTCCTTACTTCGTTCTCCACTCTGCTATGGGATCGACACAAGAGCAGAAATTGGGAGCGAGGGTGTAATCAGCAAAGCCGCAGTTCAAGTCCCGACGGAGCCATTCTATTCAATGCATGAAAGTTGCTGCTCCGTGCGGAACCCTTGGCCGCCCTCACAACTCCGCACCTCTCCAGCCCTCGTTCCTTTCCGTCCAAACAACTcctactttaattttttttttttgccctttttctttttcttgttgtgCTTTGAGGCAGATTAGTTTTGATACGTCTCTCTCTGCTTTTGGTTCTTCTTGGCTTCTGCTTCAGCTTTTACTGACACTGTGTTCGCGTTTCTTTTTCATTCCACAACCACAACAGCATAGTGAATTCGGTGCGCATTCCCCAAGCCGAATTCTTCACTCTTTTCTCGTTCTGGCATATTCTCACTACCTTTCATCTGTCGGCGACACTGTTCGTCACGGTTACTTTACTGAGAAGTGGCTGGTTTGCCAGAAAAGATTGCACTGTGCTGTTAATGAATTCATTACCGTGATGCCGATTTCGATTGCCTCAATAATAATGAACTCATTATTCTTTTTCCAGCTAATCAATCTATAAAAGATCATCTCGGAAAGCTAAATAAATTAAGCTAATCATACTGCATTTATTGCTCTCACCACCATCGTGTGCTTTAGAACTGTCGATCCACCTACGGCTCGAAAGAAATTCAATCTTTGCACGAAGGAATTATGATAGAGGACGTGACGTAATAAACCACTAAAAAAGACGTACAAAAGTGGATTAGTTGCATGAGAGGGCAGCCGGGTATTGGTGGATGGCGGCGGCAAGTGCAAAGAGCACGTGGATTTTGGTTGGAGGATACGCGGAAAGCAATGTGCAGCCACGAGCACGATGGGAACGCTTGCATGGCTGCTGAGAGGTTCTACAGTGCAATTTACAAGAAGAGGACAACCTGCATTCCACTTGCTCGAGGGAGTCTCCCTCTCTATCGTTGAATGACTCACATGACACACATGATCAAAatgcaaaatttaatattttattattattatgagaCATTGGTTACCACGCTAATTATGAGATTCTTTCATTTCATTGTTACATTTCTATATCAAATCATGTACGAACTTGAATTTGTTCCACATGTTTAGCATAAACAAAGTAATCTG includes these proteins:
- the LOC122036965 gene encoding defensin Ec-AMP-D2-like — encoded protein: MESYKRMLPALFLLCFLLMSSEMGTRVVVARRCQSQSHKFVGQCVRPLKCANVCRTEGPFTGGVCRGTQPNRKCYCIKNC
- the LOC122036928 gene encoding uncharacterized protein LOC122036928 isoform X3; the encoded protein is MKMSADQNLSFHYGGALPPSFNNQNVVPFQPAAMSNAAGLISEGMYASDGVSNMGGMILPGHPVTQSYTSSVLSLPGNLSRNIILDPVPPLKLSPAATANWALEELYVLRQGLIEHATEPTNIMKYIKIAAKLPEKTVRDVAMRCRLIAETGKRRKLRSYCLEKKEKVAFSSSLSTAPSVQTESTTSFSLRMHDLPTNNQFSQGASLVNTETQRLLIENFNLLNQIGSNLELSKVEDNINLFYRTRENISTILNRDSVFSLNRMSGTQGSMSQLPPLPVLIDDNLFQSILPLASQIHVPGNTSLREEPRYW
- the LOC122036928 gene encoding uncharacterized protein LOC122036928 isoform X1; this translates as MKMSADQNLSFHYGGALPPSFNNQNVVPFQPAAMSNAAGLISEGMYASDGVSNMGGMILPGHPVTQSYTSSVLSLPGNLSRNIILDPVPPLKLSPAATANWALEELYVLRQGLIEHATEPTNIMKYIKIAAKLPEKTVRDVAMRCRLIAKETGKRRKLRSYCLEKKEKVAFSSSLSTAPSVQTESTTSFSLRMHDLPTNNQFSQGASLVNTETQRLLIENFNLLNQIGSNLELSKVEDNINLFYRTRENISTILNRDSVFSLNRMSGTQGSMSQLPPLPVLIDDNLFQSILPLASQIHVPGNTSLREEPRYW
- the LOC122036928 gene encoding uncharacterized protein LOC122036928 isoform X2, which codes for MKMSADQNLSFHYGGALPPSFNNQNVVPFQPAAMSNAAGLISEGMYASDGVSNMGGMILPGHPVTQSYTSSVLSLPGNLSRNIILDPVPPLKLSPAATANWALEELYVLRQGLIEHATEPTNIMKYIKIAAKLPEKTVRDVAMRCRLIAKETGKRRKLRSYCLEKKEKVAFSSSLSTAPSVQTESTTSFSLRMHDLPTNNQFSQASLVNTETQRLLIENFNLLNQIGSNLELSKVEDNINLFYRTRENISTILNRDSVFSLNRMSGTQGSMSQLPPLPVLIDDNLFQSILPLASQIHVPGNTSLREEPRYW
- the LOC122036928 gene encoding uncharacterized protein LOC122036928 isoform X4, whose protein sequence is MKMSADQNLSFHYGGALPPSFNNQNVVPFQPAAMSNAAGLISEGMYASDGVSNMGGMILPGHPVTQSYTSSVLSLPGNLSRNIILDPVPPLKLSPAATANWALEELYVLRQGLIEHATEPTNIMKYIKIAAKLPEKTVRDVAMRCRLIAKETGKRRKLRSYCLEKKEKVAFSSSLSTAPSVQTESTTSFSLRMHDLPTNNQFSQGASLVNTETQRLLIENFNLLNQIGSNLELSKVEDNINLFYRTRENISTILNRMSGTQGSMSQLPPLPVLIDDNLFQSILPLASQIHVPGNTSLREEPRYW